In Falco biarmicus isolate bFalBia1 chromosome 7, bFalBia1.pri, whole genome shotgun sequence, a single window of DNA contains:
- the SLTM gene encoding SAFB-like transcription modulator isoform X3 gives MAAAASSPAAAGAPAAPAAPAAVAPTPTESKKITDLRVIDLKSELKRRNLDITGVKTVLISRLKQAIEEEGGDPDNIEITVSADTPTKKPTKGKGKKQEADELTGDASVEDDSFVKESESETQDASDQDGNDEVKDFKESVEDENLNSKELPSTEKKRYHDLEPAETTEDAEKDSESQENEGQDIEDYTFPTVHDGEDEENEKDKAGSGDGTQEVSKPLPSEESLAEADHTAHEEMEANTSVKEAEDDNISVTIQAEDAITLDFDGDDLLETGKNVKITDSEASKPKDGQDTISQSLEKESKDYEMTENHKDGKKEDCVKGDPVKKEARESSKKAESGDKEKDTLKKGPSSTGASGQAKSSTKESKESKTTSKDDKGSASSVSGSSGSSTRNLWVSGLSSNTKAADLKNLFGKYGKVLGAKVVTNARSPGAKCYGIVTMSSSTEVARCIAHLHRTELHGQQISVEKVKGDPSKKELKKESDEKSGSGRSMGDKKTASSDKASKTPSTKKEEKKSEKSEKKESKEGKKTEGKDEKSDNGASGPNQESTKKTEEKKRISGKSPGQVVVLDQTKGDQGHTRTVRRGRFDKPQILRNKERIIQDKVKFREYRGRKDILPFEKMKEQRLREHMVRLERIRRAVELRRRREIAERERRERERIRIMHEREECLQRERERLEIERQKLERERMERERLERERVRIEQERRKEAERIAREREELRRQQQQLRYEQEKRNSLKRPRDVDHRRDDPYWNENKKMALDTDARFGHGSDYSRQQNRFNDFDHRERGRYPEGSSVPSSSFDRRERFVNQGEAKKTRPTARREEPGFERYPKNFSESRRNEPPQPRSELRDTDRREVRGDRDERRTVIIHDRPEIPHGRHPRETGSNPPRQTNWKSEGSISTDKRDGSNFYRGERPDRSGREVSGHVRGAPPGSRSSASGYGSREGERGVMGERGGGQHYNEDRHVVERHSRETGPRKEWHGPSSQGSGYHDTRRMGDGRGGGGMMSPHTSNSSPINRVVQITGNSMQRGSGSGFKPFKGGPPRRF, from the exons GTAAAAAGCAGGAAGCTGATGAATTAACTGGTGATGCTTCAGTAGAAGATGATTCCTTTGTCAAG GAAAGTGAATCGGAGACTCAAGATGCAAGTGATCAAGATGGAAATGATGAAGTAAAGGATTTTAAAGAATCTGTTGAAGATGAGAACTTGAATTCTAAAGAACTGCCatctacagaaaagaaaagataccACGACCTGGAGCCAGCAGAGACAACAGAGGATGCAGAAAAGGATTCCGAAAGTCAG GAAAATGAAGGCCAAGACATAGAAGATTATACTTTTCCGACTGTCCAT GACGGTGAAGAcgaagaaaatgagaaag ATAAAGCAGGTTCTGGTGATGGTACACAAGAAGTATCTAAACCTCTTCCTTCAGAAGAAAGCCTAGCTGAGGCTGATCACACGGCTCATGAAGAGATGGAAGCTAACACCTCTGTGAAAGAAGCTGAGGATGATAACATATCGGTTACAATCCAGGCTGAAGATGCCATCACTCTGGATTTTGATGGTGATGACCTCCTAGAAACAggtaaaaatgtgaaaattacagATTCTGAAGCAAGTAAGCCAAAGGATGGGCAGGATACCATTTCAcagagcctggagaaggaaagcaaggaCTATGAGATGACTGAGAACCATAAAGATGGTAAGAAGGAAGACTGCGTGAAGGGTGATCCCGTCAAGAAGGAAGCCAGAGAAAGTTCAAAGAAAGCAGAATCTGGAGACAAAGAAAAGGATACTTTGAAGAAAGGTCCCTCGTCTACTGGGGCCTCTGGTCAAGCAAAGAG CTCTACTAAGGAATCTAAAGAAAGCAAGACAACATCAAAGGATGATAAAG GAAGTGCAAGCAGTGTTAGTGGTAGCAGTGGAAGTTCAACTAGAAACCTGTGGGTTAGCGGACTGTCTTCCAACACAAAAGCTGCTGACTTGAAAAATCTCTTCGGCAAATACGGAAAG GTACTTGGTGCTAAGGTGGTCACAAACGCACGAAGCCCAGGGGCAAAATGTTACGGCATAGTAACAATGTCTTCTAGTACAGAAGTGGCTAGATGTATAGCACACCTTCATCGAACAGAGCTGCACGGACAACAAATTTCTGTTGAGAAA gtgaAAGGCGATCCCTCCAAAAAGGAGTTGAAGAAGGAAAGTGATGAGAAATCTGGTTCGGGTAGAAGCATGGGAGATAAGAAGACAGCATCAAGTGATAAAGCCAGCAA AACTCCGTCaaccaaaaaagaagaaaagaaatctgagaaatctgaaaaaaaagaaagtaaagaaggcaagaaaacagaaggtaaaGATGAGAAGAGTGATAATGGAGCGAGTGGCCCCAATCAAGAATCCACtaaaaaaactgaagaaaagaaaagaataa GTGGTAAAAGCCCAGGTCAAGTTGTAGTTTTAGACCAAACAAAAGGAGACCAAGGCCACACTAGGACAGTTAGAAGGGGAAGGTTTGATAAA CCACAGATATTGAGGAACAAAGAGCGTATTATTCAAGATAAAGTGAAATTCAGGGAATACAGGGGTAGAAAGGATATCTTGCCTTTTGAAAAGATGAAGGAACAGAGATTGCGAGAACACATGGTTCGATTGGAAAGAATACGACGAGCTGTTGAACTCCGAAG gcGAAGAGAAATTGCCGAGAGGGAGCGTCGTGAGAGAGAACGCATAAGAATAATGCATGAACGAGAAGAATGCTTGCAGAGAGAAAGGGAACGATTAGAAATTGAAAGGCAAAAACTGGagagggaaaggatggaacGGGAGCGTTTGGAAAGAGAACGTGTTCGTATTGAACAG GAACGTCGAAAAGAAGCAGAGCGTATTGCTCGTGAAAGGGAGGAGCTCCGtcgacagcagcagcaacttcgttatgaacaggaaaagaggaattCTTTGAAACGTCCACGTGATGTAGATCACAG gaGAGATGATCCTTactggaatgaaaataaaaagatggcTCTTGATACAGATGCACGTTTTGGTCATGGTTCAGATTATAGTCGCCAGCAGAACAGGTTTAACGATTTTGATCACAGAGAACGGGGACGATATCCAGAAGGTTCTTCTGTTCCATCATCATCTTTTGATAG GCGAGAACGTTTTGTAAATCAAGGTGAAGCAAAAAAGACTCGCCCAACAGCACGAAGAGAAGAGCCAGGCTTTGAGAGATATCCTAAGAACTTCAGTGAGTCCAGGAGAAACGAACCACCGCAACCAAGAAGTGAACTGCGCGATACAGACAGACGAGAGGTGCGAGGAGACAGAGACGAAAGAAGAACAGTGATAATTCATGACAGACCTGAAATACCACACGGTCGACATCCAAGAGAGACTGGTTCAAATCCACCTAGGCAAACAAATTGGAAGAGTGAGGGAAGCATAAGCACAGACAAACGGGATGGCAG caatttttacagAGGCGAGAGGCCAGATCGATCGGGAAGAGAAGTGTCTGGACATGTGAGAGGGGCACCTCCTGGTAGCCGGAGCAGTGCTTCTGGGTAtggaagcagggaaggagaacGAGGCGTGATGGGAGAAAGAGGTGGAGGACAA CACTATAACGAGGACAGACACGTTGTTGAACGCCACAGTCGTGAAACTGGACCAAGAAAAGAATGGCATGGACCTAGTTCTCAAGGAAGCGGGTATCATGACACGAGGAGAATGGGAGATGGCCGTGGAGGAGGGGGCATGATGTCTCCACACACAAG TAACTCTTCACCAATTAATAGAGTTGTACAGATCACAGGCAATTCCATGCAGAGGGGAAGTGGCTCAGGATTTAAGCCATTTAAAGGTGGACCTCCACGAAGATTCTAA
- the SLTM gene encoding SAFB-like transcription modulator isoform X2, with product MAAAASSPAAAGAPAAPAAPAAVAPTPTESKKITDLRVIDLKSELKRRNLDITGVKTVLISRLKQAIEEEGGDPDNIEITVSADTPTKKPTKGKGKKQEADELTGDASVEDDSFVKVIKESESETQDASDQDGNDEVKDFKESVEDENLNSKELPSTEKKRYHDLEPAETTEDAEKDSESQENEGQDIEDYTFPTVHDGEDEENEKDKAGSGDGTQEVSKPLPSEESLAEADHTAHEEMEANTSVKEAEDDNISVTIQAEDAITLDFDGDDLLETGKNVKITDSEASKPKDGQDTISQSLEKESKDYEMTENHKDGKKEDCVKGDPVKKEARESSKKAESGDKEKDTLKKGPSSTGASGQAKSSTKESKESKTTSKDDKGSASSVSGSSGSSTRNLWVSGLSSNTKAADLKNLFGKYGKVLGAKVVTNARSPGAKCYGIVTMSSSTEVARCIAHLHRTELHGQQISVEKVKGDPSKKELKKESDEKSGSGRSMGDKKTASSDKASKTPSTKKEEKKSEKSEKKESKEGKKTEGKDEKSDNGASGPNQESTKKTEEKKRISGKSPGQVVVLDQTKGDQGHTRTVRRGRFDKPQILRNKERIIQDKVKFREYRGRKDILPFEKMKEQRLREHMVRLERIRRAVELRRRREIAERERRERERIRIMHEREECLQRERERLEIERQKLERERMERERLERERVRIEQERRKEAERIAREREELRRQQQQLRYEQEKRNSLKRPRDVDHRRDDPYWNENKKMALDTDARFGHGSDYSRQQNRFNDFDHRERGRYPEGSSVPSSSFDRRERFVNQGEAKKTRPTARREEPGFERYPKNFSESRRNEPPQPRSELRDTDRREVRGDRDERRTVIIHDRPEIPHGRHPRETGSNPPRQTNWKSEGSISTDKRDGSNFYRGERPDRSGREVSGHVRGAPPGSRSSASGYGSREGERGVMGERGGGQHYNEDRHVVERHSRETGPRKEWHGPSSQGSGYHDTRRMGDGRGGGGMMSPHTSSRVAGGSIAEPHRSQRLLAASPFLHGFKSLKRV from the exons GTAAAAAGCAGGAAGCTGATGAATTAACTGGTGATGCTTCAGTAGAAGATGATTCCTTTGTCAAGGTAATAaaa GAAAGTGAATCGGAGACTCAAGATGCAAGTGATCAAGATGGAAATGATGAAGTAAAGGATTTTAAAGAATCTGTTGAAGATGAGAACTTGAATTCTAAAGAACTGCCatctacagaaaagaaaagataccACGACCTGGAGCCAGCAGAGACAACAGAGGATGCAGAAAAGGATTCCGAAAGTCAG GAAAATGAAGGCCAAGACATAGAAGATTATACTTTTCCGACTGTCCAT GACGGTGAAGAcgaagaaaatgagaaag ATAAAGCAGGTTCTGGTGATGGTACACAAGAAGTATCTAAACCTCTTCCTTCAGAAGAAAGCCTAGCTGAGGCTGATCACACGGCTCATGAAGAGATGGAAGCTAACACCTCTGTGAAAGAAGCTGAGGATGATAACATATCGGTTACAATCCAGGCTGAAGATGCCATCACTCTGGATTTTGATGGTGATGACCTCCTAGAAACAggtaaaaatgtgaaaattacagATTCTGAAGCAAGTAAGCCAAAGGATGGGCAGGATACCATTTCAcagagcctggagaaggaaagcaaggaCTATGAGATGACTGAGAACCATAAAGATGGTAAGAAGGAAGACTGCGTGAAGGGTGATCCCGTCAAGAAGGAAGCCAGAGAAAGTTCAAAGAAAGCAGAATCTGGAGACAAAGAAAAGGATACTTTGAAGAAAGGTCCCTCGTCTACTGGGGCCTCTGGTCAAGCAAAGAG CTCTACTAAGGAATCTAAAGAAAGCAAGACAACATCAAAGGATGATAAAG GAAGTGCAAGCAGTGTTAGTGGTAGCAGTGGAAGTTCAACTAGAAACCTGTGGGTTAGCGGACTGTCTTCCAACACAAAAGCTGCTGACTTGAAAAATCTCTTCGGCAAATACGGAAAG GTACTTGGTGCTAAGGTGGTCACAAACGCACGAAGCCCAGGGGCAAAATGTTACGGCATAGTAACAATGTCTTCTAGTACAGAAGTGGCTAGATGTATAGCACACCTTCATCGAACAGAGCTGCACGGACAACAAATTTCTGTTGAGAAA gtgaAAGGCGATCCCTCCAAAAAGGAGTTGAAGAAGGAAAGTGATGAGAAATCTGGTTCGGGTAGAAGCATGGGAGATAAGAAGACAGCATCAAGTGATAAAGCCAGCAA AACTCCGTCaaccaaaaaagaagaaaagaaatctgagaaatctgaaaaaaaagaaagtaaagaaggcaagaaaacagaaggtaaaGATGAGAAGAGTGATAATGGAGCGAGTGGCCCCAATCAAGAATCCACtaaaaaaactgaagaaaagaaaagaataa GTGGTAAAAGCCCAGGTCAAGTTGTAGTTTTAGACCAAACAAAAGGAGACCAAGGCCACACTAGGACAGTTAGAAGGGGAAGGTTTGATAAA CCACAGATATTGAGGAACAAAGAGCGTATTATTCAAGATAAAGTGAAATTCAGGGAATACAGGGGTAGAAAGGATATCTTGCCTTTTGAAAAGATGAAGGAACAGAGATTGCGAGAACACATGGTTCGATTGGAAAGAATACGACGAGCTGTTGAACTCCGAAG gcGAAGAGAAATTGCCGAGAGGGAGCGTCGTGAGAGAGAACGCATAAGAATAATGCATGAACGAGAAGAATGCTTGCAGAGAGAAAGGGAACGATTAGAAATTGAAAGGCAAAAACTGGagagggaaaggatggaacGGGAGCGTTTGGAAAGAGAACGTGTTCGTATTGAACAG GAACGTCGAAAAGAAGCAGAGCGTATTGCTCGTGAAAGGGAGGAGCTCCGtcgacagcagcagcaacttcgttatgaacaggaaaagaggaattCTTTGAAACGTCCACGTGATGTAGATCACAG gaGAGATGATCCTTactggaatgaaaataaaaagatggcTCTTGATACAGATGCACGTTTTGGTCATGGTTCAGATTATAGTCGCCAGCAGAACAGGTTTAACGATTTTGATCACAGAGAACGGGGACGATATCCAGAAGGTTCTTCTGTTCCATCATCATCTTTTGATAG GCGAGAACGTTTTGTAAATCAAGGTGAAGCAAAAAAGACTCGCCCAACAGCACGAAGAGAAGAGCCAGGCTTTGAGAGATATCCTAAGAACTTCAGTGAGTCCAGGAGAAACGAACCACCGCAACCAAGAAGTGAACTGCGCGATACAGACAGACGAGAGGTGCGAGGAGACAGAGACGAAAGAAGAACAGTGATAATTCATGACAGACCTGAAATACCACACGGTCGACATCCAAGAGAGACTGGTTCAAATCCACCTAGGCAAACAAATTGGAAGAGTGAGGGAAGCATAAGCACAGACAAACGGGATGGCAG caatttttacagAGGCGAGAGGCCAGATCGATCGGGAAGAGAAGTGTCTGGACATGTGAGAGGGGCACCTCCTGGTAGCCGGAGCAGTGCTTCTGGGTAtggaagcagggaaggagaacGAGGCGTGATGGGAGAAAGAGGTGGAGGACAA CACTATAACGAGGACAGACACGTTGTTGAACGCCACAGTCGTGAAACTGGACCAAGAAAAGAATGGCATGGACCTAGTTCTCAAGGAAGCGGGTATCATGACACGAGGAGAATGGGAGATGGCCGTGGAGGAGGGGGCATGATGTCTCCACACACAAG CAGTCGCGTTGCTGGTGGCAGCATTGCCGAGCCGCACCGAAGCCAGCGACTTCTCGCAGCGTCTCCCTTCTTGCATGGTTTCAAGTCTCTTAAAAGAGTTTAA
- the SLTM gene encoding SAFB-like transcription modulator isoform X1, with product MAAAASSPAAAGAPAAPAAPAAVAPTPTESKKITDLRVIDLKSELKRRNLDITGVKTVLISRLKQAIEEEGGDPDNIEITVSADTPTKKPTKGKGKKQEADELTGDASVEDDSFVKVIKESESETQDASDQDGNDEVKDFKESVEDENLNSKELPSTEKKRYHDLEPAETTEDAEKDSESQENEGQDIEDYTFPTVHDGEDEENEKDKAGSGDGTQEVSKPLPSEESLAEADHTAHEEMEANTSVKEAEDDNISVTIQAEDAITLDFDGDDLLETGKNVKITDSEASKPKDGQDTISQSLEKESKDYEMTENHKDGKKEDCVKGDPVKKEARESSKKAESGDKEKDTLKKGPSSTGASGQAKSSTKESKESKTTSKDDKGSASSVSGSSGSSTRNLWVSGLSSNTKAADLKNLFGKYGKVLGAKVVTNARSPGAKCYGIVTMSSSTEVARCIAHLHRTELHGQQISVEKVKGDPSKKELKKESDEKSGSGRSMGDKKTASSDKASKTPSTKKEEKKSEKSEKKESKEGKKTEGKDEKSDNGASGPNQESTKKTEEKKRISGKSPGQVVVLDQTKGDQGHTRTVRRGRFDKPQILRNKERIIQDKVKFREYRGRKDILPFEKMKEQRLREHMVRLERIRRAVELRRRREIAERERRERERIRIMHEREECLQRERERLEIERQKLERERMERERLERERVRIEQERRKEAERIAREREELRRQQQQLRYEQEKRNSLKRPRDVDHRRDDPYWNENKKMALDTDARFGHGSDYSRQQNRFNDFDHRERGRYPEGSSVPSSSFDRRERFVNQGEAKKTRPTARREEPGFERYPKNFSESRRNEPPQPRSELRDTDRREVRGDRDERRTVIIHDRPEIPHGRHPRETGSNPPRQTNWKSEGSISTDKRDGSNFYRGERPDRSGREVSGHVRGAPPGSRSSASGYGSREGERGVMGERGGGQHYNEDRHVVERHSRETGPRKEWHGPSSQGSGYHDTRRMGDGRGGGGMMSPHTSNSSPINRVVQITGNSMQRGSGSGFKPFKGGPPRRF from the exons GTAAAAAGCAGGAAGCTGATGAATTAACTGGTGATGCTTCAGTAGAAGATGATTCCTTTGTCAAGGTAATAaaa GAAAGTGAATCGGAGACTCAAGATGCAAGTGATCAAGATGGAAATGATGAAGTAAAGGATTTTAAAGAATCTGTTGAAGATGAGAACTTGAATTCTAAAGAACTGCCatctacagaaaagaaaagataccACGACCTGGAGCCAGCAGAGACAACAGAGGATGCAGAAAAGGATTCCGAAAGTCAG GAAAATGAAGGCCAAGACATAGAAGATTATACTTTTCCGACTGTCCAT GACGGTGAAGAcgaagaaaatgagaaag ATAAAGCAGGTTCTGGTGATGGTACACAAGAAGTATCTAAACCTCTTCCTTCAGAAGAAAGCCTAGCTGAGGCTGATCACACGGCTCATGAAGAGATGGAAGCTAACACCTCTGTGAAAGAAGCTGAGGATGATAACATATCGGTTACAATCCAGGCTGAAGATGCCATCACTCTGGATTTTGATGGTGATGACCTCCTAGAAACAggtaaaaatgtgaaaattacagATTCTGAAGCAAGTAAGCCAAAGGATGGGCAGGATACCATTTCAcagagcctggagaaggaaagcaaggaCTATGAGATGACTGAGAACCATAAAGATGGTAAGAAGGAAGACTGCGTGAAGGGTGATCCCGTCAAGAAGGAAGCCAGAGAAAGTTCAAAGAAAGCAGAATCTGGAGACAAAGAAAAGGATACTTTGAAGAAAGGTCCCTCGTCTACTGGGGCCTCTGGTCAAGCAAAGAG CTCTACTAAGGAATCTAAAGAAAGCAAGACAACATCAAAGGATGATAAAG GAAGTGCAAGCAGTGTTAGTGGTAGCAGTGGAAGTTCAACTAGAAACCTGTGGGTTAGCGGACTGTCTTCCAACACAAAAGCTGCTGACTTGAAAAATCTCTTCGGCAAATACGGAAAG GTACTTGGTGCTAAGGTGGTCACAAACGCACGAAGCCCAGGGGCAAAATGTTACGGCATAGTAACAATGTCTTCTAGTACAGAAGTGGCTAGATGTATAGCACACCTTCATCGAACAGAGCTGCACGGACAACAAATTTCTGTTGAGAAA gtgaAAGGCGATCCCTCCAAAAAGGAGTTGAAGAAGGAAAGTGATGAGAAATCTGGTTCGGGTAGAAGCATGGGAGATAAGAAGACAGCATCAAGTGATAAAGCCAGCAA AACTCCGTCaaccaaaaaagaagaaaagaaatctgagaaatctgaaaaaaaagaaagtaaagaaggcaagaaaacagaaggtaaaGATGAGAAGAGTGATAATGGAGCGAGTGGCCCCAATCAAGAATCCACtaaaaaaactgaagaaaagaaaagaataa GTGGTAAAAGCCCAGGTCAAGTTGTAGTTTTAGACCAAACAAAAGGAGACCAAGGCCACACTAGGACAGTTAGAAGGGGAAGGTTTGATAAA CCACAGATATTGAGGAACAAAGAGCGTATTATTCAAGATAAAGTGAAATTCAGGGAATACAGGGGTAGAAAGGATATCTTGCCTTTTGAAAAGATGAAGGAACAGAGATTGCGAGAACACATGGTTCGATTGGAAAGAATACGACGAGCTGTTGAACTCCGAAG gcGAAGAGAAATTGCCGAGAGGGAGCGTCGTGAGAGAGAACGCATAAGAATAATGCATGAACGAGAAGAATGCTTGCAGAGAGAAAGGGAACGATTAGAAATTGAAAGGCAAAAACTGGagagggaaaggatggaacGGGAGCGTTTGGAAAGAGAACGTGTTCGTATTGAACAG GAACGTCGAAAAGAAGCAGAGCGTATTGCTCGTGAAAGGGAGGAGCTCCGtcgacagcagcagcaacttcgttatgaacaggaaaagaggaattCTTTGAAACGTCCACGTGATGTAGATCACAG gaGAGATGATCCTTactggaatgaaaataaaaagatggcTCTTGATACAGATGCACGTTTTGGTCATGGTTCAGATTATAGTCGCCAGCAGAACAGGTTTAACGATTTTGATCACAGAGAACGGGGACGATATCCAGAAGGTTCTTCTGTTCCATCATCATCTTTTGATAG GCGAGAACGTTTTGTAAATCAAGGTGAAGCAAAAAAGACTCGCCCAACAGCACGAAGAGAAGAGCCAGGCTTTGAGAGATATCCTAAGAACTTCAGTGAGTCCAGGAGAAACGAACCACCGCAACCAAGAAGTGAACTGCGCGATACAGACAGACGAGAGGTGCGAGGAGACAGAGACGAAAGAAGAACAGTGATAATTCATGACAGACCTGAAATACCACACGGTCGACATCCAAGAGAGACTGGTTCAAATCCACCTAGGCAAACAAATTGGAAGAGTGAGGGAAGCATAAGCACAGACAAACGGGATGGCAG caatttttacagAGGCGAGAGGCCAGATCGATCGGGAAGAGAAGTGTCTGGACATGTGAGAGGGGCACCTCCTGGTAGCCGGAGCAGTGCTTCTGGGTAtggaagcagggaaggagaacGAGGCGTGATGGGAGAAAGAGGTGGAGGACAA CACTATAACGAGGACAGACACGTTGTTGAACGCCACAGTCGTGAAACTGGACCAAGAAAAGAATGGCATGGACCTAGTTCTCAAGGAAGCGGGTATCATGACACGAGGAGAATGGGAGATGGCCGTGGAGGAGGGGGCATGATGTCTCCACACACAAG TAACTCTTCACCAATTAATAGAGTTGTACAGATCACAGGCAATTCCATGCAGAGGGGAAGTGGCTCAGGATTTAAGCCATTTAAAGGTGGACCTCCACGAAGATTCTAA